The proteins below are encoded in one region of Paenibacillus sp. YYML68:
- a CDS encoding FliH/SctL family protein produces MSNVIKFFQYVPAEEHMVVKPSTTIPAAEDASTETETVSEAEQQELEELMQAKELMLKDAQEFAEEQVRAAMEEAAVLKEQTVQEIEAWWHERRQLDEETFTQAQMQGFEQGYQEGLVQAEAALREQYEQMLQEASTVLDQAYTMKQSIIQESEPFLIELSCSIAEKIIGRQLSLEPEWIKEMIRKVLARRREKGVIALCVSPSQFAYIQDAREELLLHIDSQAELQIIPDGSVRDQGCVVRSSFGSIDARIDTQLNEIKQALQQLANQNEGA; encoded by the coding sequence TTGTCTAATGTCATCAAGTTTTTCCAATACGTGCCTGCAGAAGAGCATATGGTCGTGAAGCCGTCGACTACGATTCCAGCTGCTGAGGACGCGTCTACAGAAACGGAGACGGTCTCTGAGGCTGAACAGCAGGAGCTTGAGGAATTGATGCAGGCCAAGGAGCTCATGCTCAAGGATGCACAGGAGTTCGCCGAGGAGCAAGTGCGGGCAGCCATGGAAGAGGCTGCTGTGCTGAAGGAGCAGACGGTGCAAGAGATTGAAGCGTGGTGGCATGAACGTCGACAGCTGGATGAAGAGACTTTCACCCAAGCGCAAATGCAAGGGTTCGAGCAAGGCTATCAAGAGGGACTCGTGCAGGCAGAGGCAGCGCTGCGCGAGCAGTACGAGCAGATGCTGCAGGAAGCCTCCACGGTGCTTGATCAAGCGTACACGATGAAGCAGAGCATTATTCAAGAGTCCGAGCCGTTCTTAATTGAGCTCAGCTGCTCGATTGCAGAGAAGATTATCGGTCGTCAGCTGTCGCTTGAGCCGGAGTGGATCAAGGAGATGATTCGCAAAGTGCTCGCTCGCCGCAGGGAGAAGGGTGTCATCGCTCTGTGCGTGTCACCTTCACAATTCGCTTACATTCAAGACGCACGAGAAGAGCTGCTGCTTCATATTGACTCTCAGGCCGAGCTGCAGATCATTCCGGATGGATCGGTTCGTGATCAGGGCTGTGTCGTTCGTTCGTCGTTCGGGAGCATTGATGCCCGAATTGACACGCAGCTGAACGAAATTAAGCAGGCTCTGCAGCAGCTTGCGAATCAGAACGAGGGGGCCTGA
- a CDS encoding magnesium transporter MgtE N-terminal domain-containing protein encodes MAKSDVEQGASYGALERFLIWFLIPFVFTAVLLGVLLSIFDYDIMNNVIKTANKIPGVSSVLPAAKEEGKTAVDGGVPTDQQEQAAANPEQVAAEAQAATVAKAEELKQAQAALDQKEQQIKDLQLKNSQLEEQLKGKTQSDEEYRAQIQQLSSMYAKMSPSKSAPILENLTLSEQVLVLSMMKPEERVKILEKMDPKKAAEASILLKDQKQVRDTEIAALQERLQKATASTKPVEQLTQDDLGQTFSTMTPKSAATVLLELQKTNPDKVLSILRSMDNAGRSKVLTAVSDLSKETAALISARLVQ; translated from the coding sequence ATGGCAAAATCAGATGTGGAGCAAGGCGCCTCCTACGGCGCACTGGAGCGATTTCTGATCTGGTTCCTCATCCCGTTCGTTTTTACAGCTGTGTTGCTGGGAGTGCTGTTGTCCATATTTGATTACGATATTATGAATAATGTGATCAAAACAGCGAACAAAATCCCTGGAGTAAGCAGTGTCCTTCCTGCTGCGAAGGAAGAAGGGAAAACAGCGGTAGACGGAGGCGTGCCGACCGACCAGCAGGAGCAAGCGGCGGCGAATCCAGAACAGGTTGCAGCTGAGGCCCAAGCAGCCACGGTAGCGAAGGCGGAGGAGCTGAAGCAGGCACAAGCGGCATTGGATCAGAAGGAGCAGCAGATCAAAGATTTGCAGCTGAAGAACAGCCAGCTCGAAGAGCAGCTGAAGGGCAAAACGCAATCTGATGAAGAATACAGGGCGCAAATTCAGCAGCTGTCCAGCATGTACGCGAAAATGTCACCAAGTAAATCTGCACCCATCTTAGAAAATTTGACGTTGAGCGAGCAGGTGCTCGTGCTTAGTATGATGAAGCCAGAGGAGCGCGTCAAAATTCTCGAGAAGATGGATCCGAAAAAAGCGGCGGAGGCGTCTATATTGCTCAAGGATCAAAAGCAGGTGCGAGATACGGAAATTGCAGCGCTGCAGGAGCGATTGCAAAAAGCGACGGCTTCAACGAAACCGGTTGAGCAGCTTACGCAGGACGATCTCGGTCAGACGTTCTCGACGATGACGCCGAAGAGCGCAGCCACGGTGCTGCTGGAGCTTCAGAAGACGAATCCGGACAAGGTGCTGTCGATTCTACGCTCGATGGATAACGCAGGTCGTTCGAAGGTACTGACAGCTGTATCAGATCTGTCGAAGGAGACAGCGGCTCTAATCTCAGCAAGACTCGTTCAATAA
- the flgG gene encoding flagellar basal body rod protein FlgG — translation MLRSLYSGVSGMRGFQTKLDVIGNNIANVNTVGFKTGRVMFKDILSQTVAGVSAPTDERGGVNSKQIGLGVTVAAVDTIHTPGSAMTTNKPTDLRIDGDGFFALSPSVDGAEGPYLSRAGNFELDSLGRLVNADGMFVLNTDGEAVTVEEGVTAFSISQSGEIITVGADGTATPTGQFIAVAKVTNPAGLEKIGGNMYRMTPNSNPEELDLGAALAANPETGTGAIISGQLEMSNVDLTAEFTEMIIAQRGFQSNSRIITTSDEVLQEVVNLKR, via the coding sequence ATGTTAAGGTCTCTATATTCAGGTGTTTCCGGTATGAGAGGCTTCCAGACGAAGCTGGACGTTATCGGTAATAACATCGCGAACGTAAATACGGTCGGCTTCAAGACTGGCCGTGTAATGTTTAAGGATATTTTGAGTCAGACGGTTGCCGGTGTGTCCGCTCCAACCGATGAGCGAGGCGGGGTAAACTCGAAGCAGATCGGACTAGGTGTGACGGTTGCGGCAGTTGATACAATTCATACGCCGGGCAGCGCCATGACAACGAACAAACCGACCGACCTGCGGATCGACGGCGACGGCTTCTTCGCATTGTCTCCTTCAGTGGACGGTGCCGAAGGACCATACTTGAGCCGTGCGGGTAACTTCGAGCTTGACTCGCTCGGTCGACTCGTCAATGCGGACGGCATGTTCGTATTGAACACCGATGGTGAAGCGGTAACGGTGGAGGAAGGCGTGACGGCGTTCTCTATATCGCAGTCAGGTGAAATTATTACGGTTGGAGCAGATGGTACAGCAACGCCGACTGGTCAGTTTATTGCAGTAGCGAAGGTAACGAACCCAGCCGGACTTGAGAAGATCGGTGGCAATATGTACCGAATGACGCCTAACTCCAATCCGGAGGAGCTTGATCTCGGTGCGGCGCTCGCTGCGAATCCGGAAACAGGCACTGGAGCCATTATTTCCGGACAGCTGGAGATGTCTAACGTCGATCTGACAGCTGAGTTTACCGAGATGATTATTGCGCAGCGCGGCTTCCAGTCGAACTCGCGTATTATTACGACTTCCGATGAGGTACTGCAGGAAGTTGTTAACCTGAAGCGATAA
- a CDS encoding TIGR02530 family flagellar biosynthesis protein, with translation MSERITVGSLYPNAAATIRSRAAGDRQEQSAASFDTILKKQSLRFSHHAEERLRQRGIHFKPEQLAKLNHAIDKAATKGAKDSLMLINDTALIVNIKNRTVVTAMDQASMKDNVFTQIDSAMIIS, from the coding sequence ATGAGCGAACGAATAACCGTCGGATCTCTATACCCCAATGCGGCAGCTACAATCCGTTCCAGGGCGGCAGGCGATCGTCAGGAGCAGTCAGCAGCTTCGTTCGATACCATATTGAAGAAGCAAAGCTTGCGCTTCAGTCATCATGCGGAGGAGCGGCTGCGGCAGCGAGGGATACACTTCAAGCCTGAGCAGCTTGCCAAGCTGAATCATGCGATCGACAAGGCGGCGACGAAGGGTGCTAAAGATTCATTAATGCTGATCAACGATACAGCGTTAATCGTGAACATCAAGAATCGGACTGTGGTGACCGCCATGGACCAAGCTTCCATGAAAGACAACGTGTTTACGCAAATCGATAGTGCCATGATCATTTCTTAA
- the fliG gene encoding flagellar motor switch protein FliG — translation MLSGRQKAAILLISLGPEVSAQIFKHLRDEEIEQLTLEIANVRKVDNVEKDAIMAEFHQICLAQEFISQGGISYAKDILEKALGSQKALDIINRLTATLQVRPFDFARKADPAQILNFIQNENSQTIALVLSYLQPEQASIILSSLPQEKQADVAKRIALMDSTSPEVISQVERVLEQKLSATVTQDYTNAGGITAVVQILNGVDRGTERTILDSLEIQDPELAEEIKKRMFVFEDIVNIDNRSIQRIIRDIENADLQLALKVASEEVRDAIFKNMSKRMAETFREEMEFMGPVRLRDVEEAQTRIVATIRRLEETGEIIIARGGGDDIIV, via the coding sequence ATGTTATCAGGACGGCAGAAGGCAGCCATATTGCTGATCAGCTTAGGTCCTGAGGTGTCAGCCCAAATATTCAAGCATCTTCGAGACGAAGAGATCGAACAGCTTACGCTAGAAATAGCCAATGTCCGCAAAGTCGATAATGTCGAGAAAGATGCCATCATGGCGGAGTTCCATCAAATTTGCTTGGCACAGGAGTTTATATCGCAGGGCGGTATCTCTTACGCCAAAGATATACTTGAGAAGGCGCTCGGCTCGCAGAAAGCACTTGATATTATCAATCGCCTGACCGCTACGCTGCAGGTTCGACCGTTCGACTTCGCACGCAAGGCAGACCCTGCACAGATCTTGAACTTTATCCAGAATGAAAATTCGCAGACGATCGCACTCGTGCTCTCCTATCTGCAGCCTGAGCAAGCGTCGATCATCTTGTCGTCTCTCCCTCAAGAGAAGCAGGCTGATGTGGCGAAGCGAATCGCGCTCATGGACAGCACTTCGCCAGAGGTGATCAGCCAAGTCGAAAGGGTGCTCGAGCAGAAGCTGTCTGCGACGGTCACTCAGGATTATACGAACGCCGGCGGCATTACGGCCGTTGTCCAAATCTTGAACGGTGTCGATCGCGGTACGGAGCGCACCATTCTCGACTCTCTGGAGATTCAAGATCCGGAGCTGGCCGAGGAGATCAAGAAGCGGATGTTCGTCTTCGAGGATATCGTCAACATCGACAATCGTTCGATCCAGCGTATTATTCGCGACATCGAGAATGCCGATCTTCAGCTTGCGCTTAAGGTAGCGAGCGAGGAAGTGCGCGATGCGATATTCAAGAACATGTCCAAGCGTATGGCCGAAACGTTCCGCGAGGAAATGGAGTTCATGGGTCCTGTAAGGCTGCGTGACGTGGAGGAGGCGCAGACGCGCATCGTAGCGACGATCCGACGTCTCGAGGAGACGGGTGAAATTATCATTGCACGCGGCGGAGGAGATGATATTATTGTCTAA
- the fliE gene encoding flagellar hook-basal body complex protein FliE, producing MVDKIGLQPLKMAKLVETKQTSASEVSEQFGQFLNKAMDNLNMQQAGVDRLNQQFIKGETSDIHQLMIASEKASLGLELTVQVRNKVIEAYQEIMRMQI from the coding sequence ATGGTGGATAAAATCGGGCTTCAACCGCTAAAAATGGCGAAACTTGTCGAAACAAAGCAGACAAGCGCATCTGAGGTGTCCGAGCAGTTTGGTCAATTTTTGAACAAGGCTATGGATAACCTGAATATGCAGCAGGCTGGTGTGGATCGGTTGAATCAACAGTTCATTAAGGGGGAAACGTCTGATATTCACCAGCTGATGATCGCGTCGGAGAAAGCTTCGCTCGGTTTGGAATTGACCGTACAGGTGCGGAATAAAGTCATCGAGGCCTATCAGGAAATAATGCGTATGCAGATCTAA
- the fliJ gene encoding flagellar export protein FliJ, producing the protein MRFRYAFQKIVDLKENEKTQAEWLLADALGRMRQEEEELTKLHEAKQVLQEELHQASSARTTVSNLMLLQSYVDHMDGRIKVQREEVQQAHTFVQLKQEALSGKMLEEKLWTKAKERAFERYHSELLKREQNQLDEMATNRYLRPS; encoded by the coding sequence ATGCGATTCCGATACGCTTTTCAAAAAATTGTCGACCTGAAGGAAAATGAAAAGACGCAAGCCGAGTGGCTGCTCGCTGATGCACTTGGACGAATGCGTCAGGAGGAAGAAGAGCTGACGAAGCTGCATGAGGCGAAGCAGGTGCTGCAGGAGGAGCTCCATCAAGCATCGAGCGCGCGGACAACAGTATCGAACCTGATGCTGCTGCAAAGCTACGTCGATCATATGGACGGCCGAATCAAGGTGCAGCGGGAAGAAGTGCAGCAGGCGCATACGTTCGTCCAGCTGAAGCAGGAGGCGTTGAGCGGCAAGATGCTCGAGGAGAAGCTGTGGACGAAGGCGAAGGAGCGCGCGTTTGAGCGCTATCATAGTGAGCTGCTGAAGCGAGAGCAGAATCAGCTTGATGAGATGGCGACGAATCGCTATTTAAGACCATCGTAA
- the flgC gene encoding flagellar basal body rod protein FlgC codes for MRLTNGYDISASALTAQRFRMDVISSNIANADTTRARMVNGKWVPYTRKLVTFEPKQQNFAYTLQNAMAGKDTGAGEGVRVTKVIEDRSPLKQVYNPTHPDADENGFVMLPNVDVLKEMVDMISATRSYEANVTALNASKAMVTKALEIGR; via the coding sequence ATGAGGTTAACGAATGGGTATGACATCAGCGCCTCCGCGCTGACCGCACAGCGGTTTCGCATGGACGTAATATCTTCCAATATAGCCAATGCGGATACGACTCGTGCTCGCATGGTCAATGGCAAGTGGGTACCGTATACGCGCAAGCTGGTGACGTTCGAGCCGAAGCAGCAAAACTTTGCTTACACGCTGCAGAACGCGATGGCAGGTAAAGATACGGGAGCCGGCGAAGGTGTACGTGTGACGAAGGTGATCGAGGATCGTTCGCCGCTCAAGCAGGTGTACAATCCAACGCATCCGGATGCCGACGAGAACGGGTTTGTGATGCTGCCTAACGTTGACGTTTTGAAGGAAATGGTCGATATGATTTCCGCAACACGGTCGTATGAGGCGAACGTTACAGCGCTCAATGCTTCCAAGGCGATGGTTACAAAGGCACTGGAAATTGGTCGTTAA
- the fliI gene encoding flagellar protein export ATPase FliI codes for MRAPSVHKYIEQLQQLDPIRVNGKVTQVIGLTVESEGPDASVGDVCYIYPFKSDKPLKAEVVGFKNNKVILMPLGELHSIGPGCDVVGTGKPLTVQVGHELLGKVLDGLGQPLDGTFLPSRMAHYSTHNVPSNPLKRPRVLEPISVGVRCIDGLLTIGKGQRVGIFAGSGVGKSTLMGMIARNTSADVNVIALIGERGREVLDFIERDLGPEGLARSVVLVATSDQPALIRIKGALIATSIAEYFRDRGLNVMLMMDSVTRYAMAQREVGLAVGEPPATRGYTPSVFATLPKLLERSGTGPKGSITAFYTVLVDGDDMNEPIADAVRGILDGHIVLNRSIANRGHYPAIDVLASVSRVMKEIVPNDQQLAAENLKRLLAVYKDSEDLINIGAYQRGSNPDIDHSIESIQSIWDYTKQRVHDKLTYEEAKEQLIQQFYRG; via the coding sequence ATGCGAGCACCATCCGTTCATAAGTATATCGAGCAGCTGCAGCAGCTGGATCCCATTCGGGTGAACGGCAAAGTGACTCAGGTGATTGGATTAACCGTCGAGTCGGAGGGGCCTGATGCGAGTGTTGGTGATGTATGCTACATCTACCCATTCAAATCGGACAAGCCACTGAAGGCGGAGGTCGTCGGATTCAAGAACAACAAGGTTATCCTAATGCCGCTCGGTGAGCTGCATTCCATCGGACCGGGCTGCGATGTTGTCGGAACCGGTAAGCCATTGACCGTGCAGGTCGGACACGAGCTGCTAGGCAAAGTGCTGGATGGTCTCGGTCAGCCGCTCGATGGTACGTTCCTCCCATCCCGCATGGCCCACTATTCGACTCATAACGTGCCGAGTAACCCGCTGAAGCGGCCACGTGTACTCGAGCCGATCAGCGTCGGGGTCCGGTGTATCGACGGCTTGCTGACAATCGGTAAAGGTCAGCGTGTCGGTATATTCGCCGGCTCGGGTGTCGGTAAAAGTACGCTGATGGGGATGATCGCGCGGAACACCTCGGCAGATGTGAACGTCATTGCCTTGATCGGCGAGCGCGGCCGCGAGGTGCTCGATTTCATCGAGCGTGATCTAGGCCCGGAAGGACTTGCCCGTTCGGTCGTGCTCGTAGCGACTTCGGATCAGCCGGCGCTGATCCGGATTAAGGGAGCGCTCATTGCGACAAGCATTGCCGAATATTTCCGAGATCGCGGCTTGAACGTCATGCTTATGATGGATTCGGTCACACGCTACGCAATGGCTCAGCGTGAGGTCGGCCTTGCGGTAGGCGAGCCACCTGCAACTCGAGGCTATACACCGTCGGTGTTCGCCACACTGCCGAAGCTGCTCGAGCGGTCCGGTACGGGACCGAAGGGCTCGATTACGGCCTTCTACACGGTACTAGTTGACGGAGACGATATGAACGAGCCGATCGCCGATGCAGTTCGCGGTATACTCGACGGCCATATTGTTCTCAATCGAAGCATAGCGAACCGTGGGCATTATCCAGCGATTGATGTGCTAGCGAGTGTGAGCCGTGTGATGAAGGAGATCGTACCGAACGACCAGCAGCTCGCTGCCGAAAATCTAAAGCGATTGCTTGCTGTATATAAAGATTCGGAAGATTTGATCAATATTGGGGCGTATCAGCGAGGCTCCAATCCGGATATCGATCACTCGATCGAATCTATTCAGTCGATCTGGGATTACACGAAGCAGCGTGTTCATGACAAGCTGACTTATGAGGAAGCGAAGGAACAGCTAATCCAACAATTTTACAGGGGCTGA
- the flgB gene encoding flagellar basal body rod protein FlgB — protein sequence MLLNKSSFSLMERSLDAASLRQKVIAHNIANVDTPHYKRSEVKFEQLLQKELNAPAFSSFRTDSRHYEFGKSQVIQPEIMRDTQSHMNNNLNNVDIDYEMALMAKNQLRYNTIVQQINADIKKTRTAIGGRV from the coding sequence ATGTTACTCAATAAATCGTCATTCTCCTTAATGGAGCGATCCTTGGACGCTGCTTCTCTTCGACAAAAGGTCATAGCCCATAACATAGCTAACGTCGATACGCCGCATTACAAAAGATCCGAAGTTAAGTTTGAGCAGTTATTGCAAAAAGAGCTAAATGCACCAGCGTTTAGCAGTTTCCGCACTGATTCCAGACATTATGAATTCGGTAAATCTCAGGTGATTCAGCCAGAAATTATGCGAGATACGCAAAGTCATATGAACAATAACCTAAACAATGTAGATATTGACTACGAAATGGCATTGATGGCGAAGAATCAATTGCGTTACAATACGATAGTTCAACAAATTAATGCGGACATCAAGAAGACGAGAACAGCGATAGGCGGGAGGGTATAA
- the flgD gene encoding flagellar hook assembly protein FlgD → MADSINGTKNIWPYYSKANVDRAETKTGTNQLGKDQFLKILITQLKHQDPTQPLQDKEFIAQMAQFTSVEQLTNMGNEMKLLRQSLGFASGLIGKEISWSYLDADGNELTRSGLVESITMNQTEQFAKVNGENISLSNITQIRNAPQTGGTSS, encoded by the coding sequence ATGGCTGACTCGATTAACGGCACCAAAAATATTTGGCCCTACTACTCCAAGGCGAATGTAGATCGTGCTGAAACAAAAACAGGCACAAACCAGCTTGGCAAGGATCAGTTTCTGAAAATATTGATTACACAGCTAAAGCATCAGGACCCGACTCAGCCGCTACAGGATAAGGAGTTTATTGCGCAGATGGCGCAATTCACTTCCGTCGAGCAGCTAACGAATATGGGCAATGAGATGAAGCTGCTGCGTCAATCGCTGGGCTTTGCTTCCGGATTGATCGGTAAAGAGATATCATGGTCATATTTGGACGCTGATGGCAATGAATTGACTCGCTCCGGGTTGGTTGAATCCATTACAATGAATCAGACTGAGCAATTCGCAAAGGTGAACGGGGAAAATATATCGCTGTCAAACATTACGCAAATTCGTAATGCTCCACAGACGGGGGGGACCTCGTCATGA
- a CDS encoding flagellar hook-length control protein FliK, which produces MDIQAQATATAKVPAGRTAGVNGGAASGEGFSKALSGMMTTEVQSDSVGSGAGLSLSGLVQLLSPMETAELSAILATLVAEGAAMQSDSGAEEQAGQLEEEQAGLEALLSELNALLFVPITAAADTSAVDTENGEAELSQVAVRNGAADALQVMKQMKELLAGTDKDAQLKQLLDKLPSLMTAAASASEAANTKTLQESLTASQDSNGTAVSELLVPKSTSPMQKLEAIAVNYQAIKLAPEQQVIEEAPLFEPLNGELGTSEPITLLTSEQSKQAANSQAATKAPVLHMPAQNFADDMTKFVVSSFVLGTNADGATEAKISLYPQHLGHVEVKLTMQNGQLIAQFVADSAAGKEMLEGQLASLRSTLQSQGIQVEKLEVTQNQSFQSSMFQDGRKQQSQQSFTGQNKNDSKLTLLEDADEEANQNSSRSNGNGAIDFMA; this is translated from the coding sequence ATGGACATTCAAGCACAAGCAACAGCCACTGCCAAAGTACCCGCTGGTCGCACAGCTGGTGTAAATGGAGGCGCAGCCTCGGGCGAAGGCTTCTCGAAGGCACTCAGTGGTATGATGACGACGGAAGTGCAGTCTGATAGTGTCGGTTCTGGAGCTGGCCTGTCGTTAAGCGGACTTGTGCAGCTGCTAAGCCCGATGGAGACTGCTGAGCTTAGCGCAATACTGGCGACACTAGTTGCGGAAGGCGCTGCTATGCAGTCAGACAGCGGAGCAGAAGAGCAGGCAGGGCAGCTCGAAGAGGAGCAGGCGGGTCTCGAAGCATTGCTAAGCGAGTTGAACGCGCTTCTGTTCGTTCCTATTACAGCAGCAGCTGATACTTCAGCAGTCGATACTGAGAATGGCGAAGCTGAGCTGTCACAAGTCGCAGTTCGTAATGGCGCTGCTGATGCACTTCAGGTCATGAAGCAGATGAAGGAGCTTCTAGCTGGTACTGACAAGGATGCACAGCTGAAGCAGCTGCTCGACAAGCTACCTTCACTTATGACAGCTGCGGCCTCGGCATCTGAAGCTGCGAACACGAAGACGCTTCAAGAATCGTTGACTGCTTCACAGGATAGTAACGGCACTGCTGTATCCGAGTTGCTCGTACCGAAGAGTACAAGTCCGATGCAGAAGCTGGAAGCGATCGCGGTTAATTACCAAGCGATCAAGCTAGCTCCTGAGCAGCAAGTTATCGAAGAAGCGCCATTGTTCGAGCCATTGAATGGAGAGCTTGGTACATCTGAGCCTATTACATTGCTTACAAGTGAACAATCGAAGCAAGCAGCGAACAGTCAAGCAGCTACTAAAGCTCCAGTGCTGCATATGCCGGCCCAAAATTTTGCCGATGATATGACCAAATTCGTCGTAAGCTCCTTCGTGCTTGGCACTAACGCTGATGGAGCAACGGAGGCAAAGATCTCGCTGTATCCACAGCATCTGGGTCATGTTGAGGTGAAGCTGACGATGCAGAATGGACAGCTGATTGCTCAATTCGTGGCGGATAGTGCTGCGGGTAAGGAGATGCTCGAGGGACAGCTCGCATCGCTTCGATCTACGTTGCAGAGTCAGGGCATTCAGGTGGAGAAGCTAGAGGTTACGCAAAATCAGAGCTTCCAATCCAGCATGTTCCAGGATGGTCGTAAGCAGCAGTCTCAGCAATCGTTCACCGGACAAAATAAAAATGACAGCAAGCTGACCTTGCTTGAAGATGCAGATGAAGAAGCAAACCAAAACAGCTCACGCTCGAACGGTAACGGGGCAATCGACTTCATGGCCTAA
- the fliF gene encoding flagellar basal-body MS-ring/collar protein FliF encodes MNENALQYWERVKQYWNQFSKTQRMTIIATVVLVVLTLGIISYNFSKTEYALAYTNLQPTDAANIKSYLDGAKIPYQLSEDGKSIGVPRSEVASVKLAVESQGLNKTGNIGYGAFNQSSTFGTTDREFDVKYINAVQGELQQLINTNNAIASSKVLISLPKETVFLPKGQEAEKATASVVLEIKPGYQLDQAKVDTMYNLVSHSVKGLPIENITISDSNGEPLEYSKGSNKLNSGNAVREQFEVNNQFRNDVQRNVQQMLGAILGRDKVIVSVFSTMNFDQSRATRNLVTAPNEVDQAGLEISVQEIQKNYTSDGGAAEGGVPGTSESDVPGYPGSSSTGKSNSEELSRTVNYEVNRITEEIVATPYIVKDLTINVGIEPPDPEDENSLTPQTTEAVRQILTNVVRAALADSKVPLTDEELAKKVTVFPHAFAKTNETQGLASNEMLLYGALGGLALALVAGGAFMMVRRRKRAQEEAEEAALMEEAAAAKTEYPTIDIDSVSNENQVRKQLEQLAKKKPEEFVNLLRTWLVDE; translated from the coding sequence GTGAACGAGAACGCGCTCCAATATTGGGAACGTGTCAAGCAATATTGGAATCAATTTAGCAAGACCCAAAGAATGACGATTATCGCCACTGTTGTACTTGTCGTTCTGACGTTGGGGATAATCAGCTATAATTTTTCGAAAACCGAGTACGCGCTTGCGTATACGAATCTGCAGCCTACGGATGCGGCGAACATCAAGAGCTATCTCGACGGCGCTAAGATTCCGTATCAGCTCAGCGAGGACGGCAAAAGCATCGGCGTGCCGCGCAGCGAGGTAGCGAGTGTCAAGCTGGCGGTAGAGTCGCAAGGTCTAAACAAGACCGGTAACATCGGCTATGGCGCCTTCAACCAGAGCAGCACGTTCGGTACGACAGATCGTGAGTTCGATGTGAAATATATCAACGCCGTGCAAGGCGAGCTGCAGCAGCTGATCAATACGAACAATGCGATTGCCAGCTCCAAGGTCTTGATTAGCTTGCCCAAGGAGACCGTGTTTTTACCCAAGGGGCAGGAGGCAGAGAAGGCGACTGCTTCGGTTGTGCTCGAGATCAAGCCTGGCTACCAGCTGGACCAAGCGAAGGTCGATACGATGTACAATCTCGTCTCGCACAGCGTGAAGGGACTACCGATCGAGAACATTACGATCTCGGACTCTAACGGCGAGCCGCTGGAATATTCTAAGGGCTCGAACAAGCTGAATTCCGGCAATGCGGTACGTGAGCAGTTCGAGGTGAACAATCAGTTCCGTAACGATGTGCAGCGTAACGTGCAGCAGATGCTCGGCGCCATACTGGGCCGGGACAAGGTCATTGTCAGCGTGTTCTCTACAATGAACTTCGATCAATCGAGAGCGACTCGTAATCTCGTTACCGCTCCGAATGAGGTCGATCAGGCAGGACTTGAAATATCGGTTCAGGAGATCCAGAAGAACTACACAAGCGATGGCGGAGCGGCTGAGGGTGGTGTGCCGGGGACGAGTGAATCCGACGTGCCAGGATATCCGGGAAGCTCCAGCACAGGCAAGTCGAACTCCGAGGAGCTCTCGCGAACGGTGAACTATGAGGTGAACCGGATTACGGAAGAAATTGTAGCGACTCCTTATATCGTGAAGGATCTGACGATTAATGTCGGAATCGAGCCGCCGGATCCGGAAGATGAGAACTCCTTAACACCACAGACGACGGAAGCGGTACGGCAAATCTTAACGAATGTTGTGCGCGCGGCGCTTGCGGACAGCAAGGTACCGCTAACGGACGAGGAGCTTGCGAAGAAGGTTACTGTGTTTCCTCATGCGTTCGCTAAAACGAACGAGACGCAAGGTCTGGCTTCGAACGAGATGCTGTTGTACGGTGCTCTAGGCGGCTTGGCGCTTGCGCTAGTAGCCGGCGGGGCGTTCATGATGGTACGTCGCAGGAAGAGAGCACAGGAGGAGGCCGAGGAAGCGGCGCTGATGGAGGAAGCAGCTGCTGCGAAGACGGAATATCCGACGATCGATATTGACAGCGTGTCGAATGAGAATCAGGTGCGCAAGCAGCTGGAGCAGCTGGCGAAGAAGAAACCGGAGGAATTCGTGAACTTGCTCCGAACTTGGCTAGTAGACGAATAG